The window TTCGAGGGCGGCGTTGAAGAACGCCGGGTTGGCGAGCGCGATCTCGCCGAAGGCTTCGAGGCCGAAGGCCGTCCATGCGCGGATCTGGTCGCAGTATTCGAAAGTCGGCTGGAAGGGGTCGCCGGAGCGCGAATACGATTCGTGGTAGCAACCGCCCGCGCACAGGCTGCGCGCGGGGCAGACCTGGCAGGCGCCGTGCGGGGCCTGGGCGCGGGTCATGAACTGCGTGAGGGACTCGCGGGCGATGCCGTTGTCGACGTCACCGAAGGTCTCCAGCCCGGAGCCGGTGAAACGGTGGCACAGCGAAATCTTGCCGCTGGTGCCGACCGCCAGCAGACCGACGCCGGCGCCGCAGGGCAGCACTTTCCGCGTGCCCATCCACAGGTCCGTCATCAGCTGCTGCATGTTGCCGAAGCCGTGACGACGGCCGCGCTTGGCCTCGCTGATGTACTCGCGCCCCAGAGCCTTGAAGGCTTCGAAGACGATGTCGAGTTCCTCACGGCTCAACCCGACCGGCGAATCGGGGCCAGCGGTCGCGGGCGCGAAGCCGACTTCGAAGAAACCCAGCTCGTCGTGGAGATGCTTGTAGATGGCGGCGACGTCGAGGTTGCCGGAGGCAAGCGTGACGCGTGCCCCGACCGGCTTCGATTTGTAGCGTTCGAGCAAGCGCTTCACGCGCATCGCGACCGTCCTGTAGGTGCCGCCGCCGGCGATCGTGCGGCGATGGCGATCGTGCTGCGCCTGGTCGCCGTCGATGCTGACGGTGATGCCGAAGCGGTGCGCGTCGAGGAAGTCGATGATCTCGTCGGTGAGGAGCGTCGCATTGGTCGTCAGCGAGAACTCGGCCTCCTTGCCCGCCGCGGCGGCCTTGTCCTCGGCATATTCGACGAGGTCGCGGATCACCGCGATGCGCGTCAGCGGCTCGCCGCCGAAGAAGACGATGCCGACGCGCTCGTTCTCGCACGCCTCGTCCATCAAGAGGTCGATCGAGCGCGCGCCGGTCTGGAAGTCCATCACCGAGGAGTTCTTCGGCGAGGTCAGGTCCTCGCGGTAGCAGTAGCTGCAGCCGAGGTTGCAACCGGTGGTCAGCGTCAGCACCAGCGTCTTCAGCGGCGAACGTTCGACGATGCGCGCCGGGATCTCGTAGTGCTTCGGCTGCGGCGCGACGATGCCGAGGTCGATGAAATCGCTCAGGCTGTCGCACAGCTCGGCGGGCGTGTAGCGGCCGTCGAAGCGGCTCTGGATGTCGTCCGCGCTGACCGCGGGCGTCGCCTCGAACAGCCCGAGCAGCTCGGATGCGGCCGGATCGAGCTCGAAGATCGAGGTCGTCGGCACGTGCAGCAGCACCTGCCGGTCGCCCTTGCGGACCGCACGGTAGTTGTGGGGTTGGATCTGGAGCGTTGCCATGTTCTCTCTCCTGACTCGTCAGCGCAGCGGCGTCGGGTTCCAGCGCTGCACGGTGACCATCAGGTGCCCTTTTGCATCGAGCGCGCGCTCTCCGTCGGCCACGGTCGCGACGACCGCGAGGTTGCCGACGTTATTGAGGCCGCGGCGGTTCGGATTCGGGCCCGCGAAAGCCGGCAGGAACTGGCCATGCGGCTCCATGTGGCCGGCGAACTTCAGGTCCTCGTCGTGCTTCGCGCGCTCGTCGAAAGGTTCGGCCGACCAGGTTGCGGGGACGCTGCCGAGACGCACGTCGTCGTCTGTGCCGGCCTTACCGTCCGGCCCGTTGAGGTAGGCGACCGCATCGAACTGCGCGGACGCCGGCGGATTCGTGCCACCGCCCAGACGCGCGATCGCGAACGCGGGCTCGACGCGCACCGAATCGATCTGCCGGTACACCGCCAGCGTCTGCCCCGACTCGCGGCCACCGACCGCGACCTTGCGCACGCCCTGCGGCGCATCGGTCGCGACCTTCACACGCAGCTTCAACACGTCGGCCGACTTGCCGAGCCATTCGACGACTTCCACGCCGGGGCCGAGATCGACCTTCGGGTCGAGCCCGGCGCCCGCAACCGTCACGGTCGCCGTCTCACCCGCACGCAGCATCTTCGGGCTCACCGAGACGACCGCGTTCTTCGCCGCCTTGTCGGACCGCAGCGCTTCGAACGTCGCACCGATCTCCTCGGCGTTCTTCAGGAACCAGCGCCCGGAGATCCGCGAGCCGTCCTCGCTCAGCGCGAAAACCGCGCGCGTGTCCTCGTTGCCGAGCCGCGTCGAACCGCGCCATTCGTAGCCCGTGTAGATCACCGCATCGCCGTGGCCACGCACCGTATTGCCGGGCCCGAAGTGCAATTCGTAGTTCACTTCGTACTTGTCCTTGCCCTTCGGGACGGCAGTCATCGTGCCGGTATAGGGGCCCCAGCCGGGCCGCTCGCCCGCGACCACCCAACGGCCGTCGGCCGGGCGGTGCTTCGCACGGCTCCAGTCGCGCCAGGCATCGGTGTTCTTCGGATACAGGCCCGCCAGCCGCCCCGGCATCTTGTCGCGGGCGATCTCCCACCAGTTGCGGTCGCGTCCGAGGGCTGAGTATTCGGCGCTCGGGAACTGGCCGAGGTGGGTGTGCATCAGCTTGCGCCATTCGTCCTCGTCGCGGCGCTGCAGCGCGACGCGCCCGAAGCTGTGGCAGCGGCCGCACATCTGGGCGAATTCCTCGTCGGGCGGCGTGTCCTGCGTGTTCGGCCGGCGCTCCATCAGGGAACGGAACGCGGCGCTTTCCGCTGGCGCCAGACCCTGGCGGTCGGCGAGGTACTTCACGACGGCGCGGCGCTCCTCGGTCGTGAGTTCGACCTTGTGCCAGATGCCCATGCGCGTAACCGTCATGTCCCAGCCTTCGGGCGACTTGCGGATCTCGGGGATGCGCGTGAGCTTGCCGCCCTCCAGGTGACAGCTCACGCATTTCTTGTCGATCACGTCGCGTCCGGGGTCCTGGGCCGCCACGGCGGCTCCCCCAAGTCCGATCGCCAGCGCGAGCGCGCCGACACTGCGCAGAGTTCTGCGCGTAATTTTTCTGGTCTCCGCCTTCACTTCTGTCTCCACTCTCCGGTGAGTCAATGCGCTCCCCGCGCGCTGGCGGGAAGCGCCTCCCTCACTCACAGCGCCATGATCACGGACTTGGATTCGGTATACAGGTCGAGCACCGCCCGCCCCATCTCGCGGCCGATGCCGGACTGCTTGAAGCCGCCGAAAGGCATCGCGTTGTCGAGAATGTTGTGGCAGTTCACCCACACCGTGCCGGCCTGGATCTTCGGGATCAGGCGATGCACGCGCGAAAGGTCGTTCGACCAGATGCTCGCGGCGAGCCCGTAGGGCGTGTCGTTCGCGCGCCGAGCAACCTCGTCGAGATCGTCGTAGGGCATCGCGACGACCACTGGCCCGAAGATCTCCTCGCGCACGACCTTCATGTCGTCGGTCGTATCGACGAGCACCGTGGGTTTCACGAAGTAGCCCGCGCCCTCGCCCGCCGCACCGCCCGTCGCGGCCCGCGCGCCCTCACTGAAGCCGCTCTCGATGTAGCCCAGCACGCGCTTTTGCTGCGTCGCCGACACCAACGGGCCGATCTGCGTCGCCGGGTCGATGCCGGCGCCGAGCTTCATGCTCGCGGCGATGCCGGAGAGGCCTTCGAGCACCTCGTCGAAGCGGCTCTTATGCACGAAGAGGCGCGACCCCGCCGTGCACACCTGGCCCTGGTTGAAGAAGATCGCCTGCGCGGCACCGGCCGCGGCCATGCTCACATCCGCGTCGTCGAGCACGATCACCGGGCTCTTGCCGCCCAGTTCCAGCGACACGCGCGTCATGTTGTCGAGCGCGGCCTTGCCGACGAGCTTGCCGATCTCGGTCGAACCGGTGAAGGCGACCTTCTCGACGCCCTGGTGCGACGCGAGCGCCGCGCCCGCGGTGTGGCCCAAGCCGGTGACGACGTTCAGCACGCCCGCCGGGTAGCCCGCCTCCAGCGCCAACTCCGCAAAACGCAGCGCCGACAGCGGCGTTTCCTCCGCCGGCTTCAGCACCATCGTGCAGCCGGTGGCGAGCGCCGGCGCCACCTTCCACGCCGCCATCAGCAGGGGAAAGTTCCACGGGATGATCGCGCCGACCACGCCGACGGGCTGGCGCCGCGTGAAGCCGAAGAACTCGCGGTCGCGGATGATGGGCACCGACACGTCCATCGTCGAGCCTTCGATCTTCGTCGCCCAGCCCGCCATGTAGCGCAGGAAATCGACCACCAGCGCGACGTCGACATGGCGCGCCATCATCACCGGCTTGCCGTTGTCGAGCGACTCGATCTCGGCCAGTTCCTGCGCGTTCGCCTCCACGAGGTCGGCGAATTTCAGCAGCAGGCGCTCGCGGTCGACCGGGCGCATCTTCGGCCAGTCGCCGCTCTCGAAGGCGCGTCGCGCCGCCGCGACGGCACGGTCGATATCTGCCGCTCCACCTGCCGGCACGCTGGAAAACTTCTCGCCGCTCGCCGGATCGATCACCGCCAGTGTCTCGCCGCTCGCCGCCTCCAGCCATTCGGGGCCGATCAGCATGCGCTGCGGACGCTGCAGAAAGCGCCGCGCGCCTTCGCTCAGTTGCTGTCCGTGGTAACGCTCCATGAATGTGTCTCCTCTGTCTTATTGGTTGGTCTTTCG is drawn from Azoarcus sp. DN11 and contains these coding sequences:
- the peaB gene encoding quinohemoprotein amine dehydrogenase maturation protein, whose translation is MATLQIQPHNYRAVRKGDRQVLLHVPTTSIFELDPAASELLGLFEATPAVSADDIQSRFDGRYTPAELCDSLSDFIDLGIVAPQPKHYEIPARIVERSPLKTLVLTLTTGCNLGCSYCYREDLTSPKNSSVMDFQTGARSIDLLMDEACENERVGIVFFGGEPLTRIAVIRDLVEYAEDKAAAAGKEAEFSLTTNATLLTDEIIDFLDAHRFGITVSIDGDQAQHDRHRRTIAGGGTYRTVAMRVKRLLERYKSKPVGARVTLASGNLDVAAIYKHLHDELGFFEVGFAPATAGPDSPVGLSREELDIVFEAFKALGREYISEAKRGRRHGFGNMQQLMTDLWMGTRKVLPCGAGVGLLAVGTSGKISLCHRFTGSGLETFGDVDNGIARESLTQFMTRAQAPHGACQVCPARSLCAGGCYHESYSRSGDPFQPTFEYCDQIRAWTAFGLEAFGEIALANPAFFNAALEQRSALQ
- the peaA gene encoding quinohemoprotein amine dehydrogenase subunit alpha, with the translated sequence MKAETRKITRRTLRSVGALALAIGLGGAAVAAQDPGRDVIDKKCVSCHLEGGKLTRIPEIRKSPEGWDMTVTRMGIWHKVELTTEERRAVVKYLADRQGLAPAESAAFRSLMERRPNTQDTPPDEEFAQMCGRCHSFGRVALQRRDEDEWRKLMHTHLGQFPSAEYSALGRDRNWWEIARDKMPGRLAGLYPKNTDAWRDWSRAKHRPADGRWVVAGERPGWGPYTGTMTAVPKGKDKYEVNYELHFGPGNTVRGHGDAVIYTGYEWRGSTRLGNEDTRAVFALSEDGSRISGRWFLKNAEEIGATFEALRSDKAAKNAVVSVSPKMLRAGETATVTVAGAGLDPKVDLGPGVEVVEWLGKSADVLKLRVKVATDAPQGVRKVAVGGRESGQTLAVYRQIDSVRVEPAFAIARLGGGTNPPASAQFDAVAYLNGPDGKAGTDDDVRLGSVPATWSAEPFDERAKHDEDLKFAGHMEPHGQFLPAFAGPNPNRRGLNNVGNLAVVATVADGERALDAKGHLMVTVQRWNPTPLR
- a CDS encoding aldehyde dehydrogenase family protein, which translates into the protein MERYHGQQLSEGARRFLQRPQRMLIGPEWLEAASGETLAVIDPASGEKFSSVPAGGAADIDRAVAAARRAFESGDWPKMRPVDRERLLLKFADLVEANAQELAEIESLDNGKPVMMARHVDVALVVDFLRYMAGWATKIEGSTMDVSVPIIRDREFFGFTRRQPVGVVGAIIPWNFPLLMAAWKVAPALATGCTMVLKPAEETPLSALRFAELALEAGYPAGVLNVVTGLGHTAGAALASHQGVEKVAFTGSTEIGKLVGKAALDNMTRVSLELGGKSPVIVLDDADVSMAAAGAAQAIFFNQGQVCTAGSRLFVHKSRFDEVLEGLSGIAASMKLGAGIDPATQIGPLVSATQQKRVLGYIESGFSEGARAATGGAAGEGAGYFVKPTVLVDTTDDMKVVREEIFGPVVVAMPYDDLDEVARRANDTPYGLAASIWSNDLSRVHRLIPKIQAGTVWVNCHNILDNAMPFGGFKQSGIGREMGRAVLDLYTESKSVIMAL